The genomic interval CGTCGCGGAGGCGGAAGAGGCCGCCGCTGCCGACGCCGAAGAAGACCCGGGTGCGGCAGTCGGGATCGGCGGACAGCAGGAGGCACCGGAGGCTCGCGGTGTACGCGTCCGGTGCCACGCCGAGTTCGGCTGCGCGGGCGCGCAGCTTGCCGTACGTACGGTCGGTGAGCCGGTGCAGCCCGGCCTTCAGGTCGTCCCGGCGGCCCGCTCTTATGTCCTCGGAGAGCCGGATGTGGCTGCGGGCGACGGCACCGCCGATCCAGCGGCAGGCGTCGGCTGCGGCGAGGTGCGCCGCTTCGCCGGCCCGGTTGCCGCCGGCCACGGCGACGAGGACGAGGGCGCTCTCGGCCGCCCCGAAGCGGGCGGTGAGCAGCCCGTCGCGCCGGGGTTCCCCGCGGAAGCGGGCGGAGTCACCGCGTACGGAGGCGGTGCGCAGGGTGTACGTCCCGTACCGCGCGCCGTCCAGGACGGTGTCGGGGGCGAGGCCGTCCAGATTCTCCGAAGTGGCGGGGGGCAGGGCGGCGGGCTCGGCGTCATAGGTGGGCGGCCGGTCCCCGAGGTGCCCGACGGAGGGACGGACGTCGGCCGCTTCGTCGTCGGCGGGGTCCGGCGGAAGCGCGTGCAGGGCGCTGGGGTCGGGCGCGGGCGCTTCCGGCACGCGCGGTGCGGCGAACGTCCGGGGCCACGGCTGCCCGGCGGGCGCCTCCCAGGGGGCGGGAAAGACGGTGGTGCGGGGAGCGACCGGCTCGGGCTCCGGCTGCCGGTCGCGCTTCGCATACGGCTCCCAGGCCGACCGGGGGTCGGGCATAGGCTCCGGAGCCGCTTCAGGATCCGGGGCGGGGTCCGGCGACGGCTCCCGCCGCGGCGCCACGGACCGGCTCCGCTCGGGCGGCTGCCGGTACGCGTCCGCGTACGGGTCCTCGTGGCGGTCCGCGTACGGGTCCTCGTAGCAGTCCGCGTCAGGTTCCTCGTAGCGGTCGGCGTAGGGGTCCTCGTACACGTCGCCGCCGTACGGGTCCCGGACGGTCTCGCCCACGGTGTCCCGGTGGTCGCCCGCCGGGCTGCTCACCGGGCTGCTCACCGTGTCCGACACGGAGTCGAAGCGGTCGTCGAGGCTGTCGGCCGCACGGCCGGGACCGGTGTCGTGCGCGGTCTCGTCGTACAGCTTGCGCCACCAGTCGTCCTCGTGGGCGGCGGGCTTCTCCCCCTGCTGACTCATGCCCATATTGTCCACCGCGAAGGCGGCCCGAAAACAGGACATCGGGAAAATGTGGCGCGCACATGGGTCCGCCGGGCGGCCCCACCCCCCACGGGAAGGACGCCCGGCGGACCGGTCGGAGTGAGCGGCGTCCCGGCGTTACGGCCGTTCGTACGATCGGCCGATCACCGGTTCAACCGATATCGGGCGCATCGCTCTCCCCAGGTCAATCCGGAACGAAGCATCCCAAGGGGCCGCATCCCGGAGGTCGTTGGTGCTGCTGTGGCGTCACACTGGCAGAGGGGCCGGGGGTACAGGGGATGATGTGGGCGGCGGGTTTACGCCGTGGCCTCTTCCCGCCACCCGGGACCCGTCGCAGGGGCGCCTCGATGCGCGATCACCACACCCGGGGAGGTCGGAGAATGCTGGGGGCCATAGGTCTCGACGAGAGACAGGAAACCGCGTACCGCGCGCTCGTCGCGGCGGGAGCCGCGGAGCTCGCCGATCTCGCGCACCGGCTGGCGCTGCCCGAGGCGGACACCGAACGGGTGCTGCGGCGGCTGGAGCAGCAGGGCCTGGCCGCACAGTCCTCGGCCCGGCCGGGCCGCTGGGTGGCGGCGCCGCCCGGTGTGGCGCTCGGCGCGCTGCTGATCCAGCAGCGGCACGAGCTGGAGCAGGCGGAGCTGGCGTCCGCGCTGCTCGCCGAGGAGTACCGGGCCGAGGCGAGCGAACCGGCGGTGCACGACCTGGTGGAGGTGGTGACGGGGGCGAGCGCCGTCGCCCAGCGCTTCCACCAGCTGCAACTGGGAGCGGTGTCGGAGGTGTGCGCCCTGGTGACGGGCAAGCCGATCGCGGTGACCGGTATGGAGAACGAGTCCGAGGAGCGGGCGACGTCGCGCGGGGTGAGCTACCGGGTGGTGGTCGAGCGTGAGGTGCTGTCGACACGGTTCGGGATCCTGGAGCTGTCGGCGGCGCTGAGCCGGGACGAACAGTGCCGGGTGGTGGACCGGGTGCCGACGAAGCTGGTGGTGGCCGACGGGAGCCTCGCGATGGTCCCGCTGACCGCTCGGGGCGCGGAGCCCGCCGCTCTGGTCGTGCACGCCAGCGGTCTGCTGGAGTCGCTGATGGGCCTCTTCGAGGCGGTGTGGCGGGAGGCGATGCCGCTGCGGCTGGGCGAGGGCGGCGGCGGGGTGCGGGAGGACGGGGTCGGGCCGGATCCGACGGATCTGGAGATCCTGTCGTTGCTGCTGGCGGGGCTGACGGACGCCAGCGTGGCCAAGCAGCTGGACCTGGGGCTGCGGACCGTGCAGCGCCGTGTCAAGGGCCTGATGGAGCTGACGGGGGTCTCGACGCGGCTCCAGCTGGGCTGGCATGCGTACGAGCGTGGCTGGGTGGCCCGTACCGAGTCGGCCTGAGGCCGCGTCCACGCAGGTCGCCGCAGGTGGCCGGGGTCCGCTGACGGGCGGAGCGGGGCACTCTCCGGCAGGCTGGTCGGATGGGAGTGTGGCAGCTCGTCGCCGTGGGCCTGGTCATGCTGCTGGGCCTGGTCGGGGTGCTGGTGCCGGGCGTGCCGGGTCAGGCGATCGTCTGGGCGGCGGTGCTGTGGTGGGCGCTGACGGACATGACGCCGGCCGCCTGGGGCGTCCTGATCGGCGCGACGGCGCTGATGCTGCTGAACCAGGCCCTCAAACCGCTGCTGCCACCGCGCCGCCCGGGCGAGTCGGGGGCGCCTCGCCGGACCTTGGTGATCGGCGGGGTCGCCGGGATCGTGGGCTTCTTCGTCGTGCCCGTGGTCGGCGGGATCCTCGGGTACGTGGGGGCCATCTTCGGCGCCGAGCGGCTGCGGCTGGGGAGCCGCGGCGCGGGCTGGGCGTCGGTGCGCTCGGTCATGCGGGCGACGGGCTACGCGGTGCTGGTGGAGCTGTTCTGCTGTCTGCTGGTGGCGGGCGCCTGGCTGGGCGCGGTGCTCTGGGGCTGACCGGAGCGCCCCGGAGCGCCCCGCCCCGGTCAGCCGGGTTCCGCCGCCCCCGCTCCCGCCGCTTCCGCTTCCAGATGACGTACCGCGTAGGAGCGCCAGGGCCGCCACCGCTCCGCGCCCGGCGTCCCGTACGGGTCCACGTCGGGGTCGCCGAGCGCCCGCATCCGGATCAGGGCGGCGGTGCGGCGGCCGATCCCGGGCAGCGTCAGCAGCGCCCGTTCCGCCTCGTCACGGTCGGCCCCGGCGTCCAGCCGCAGCCCGCCGTCGGCGAGCGCGGCGGCCAGGGCGGCGAGGGCCGGGTCCTCGGCGGAACCGGCGAGCACGTCCGGCTCCGGGAACACGTGGGTGAGCCCGCCGCACGGCACGTCCAGCGCCTTCCCGTACCGCTCGACCAGCTCCCCGGCGGCCTCGCGTCCCACCAGGGTCCGCACCGCGGCCTCCTCCGGGTCGGCCGCGCCCGGCGACCGCAGCCCGGGGCGGGCGGCGACCAGCGGGGCGAGCCGGGGGTCGGCGGCCAGCGCCTCGTCCACGGCGTGCGGGTCGGCGTCCAGGTCGAACAGGCGGCGCACCCGCTGGACGGCGGTGGTCAGGTCGCGGAGGTCGGTGAGCTGGATGCGGGCCTCCAGCCAGGGGCCGCCGGGCGAGGCCTCGTCGACCGCGACGAGCCCGGCCCCGTACGGCAGTCGCAGGGTGCGCCGGTAGACGCGGCGGCCGGGCGGGCCCGTCACCTCCTCGACCCGGGCGACCGCTCCCGCGGCCAGCAGGTCGAAGAGGGCGGCGGTGGCGTACGGACCCCGGTGGGCGAGCCGCAGCGGGATTCCGGCCCTGGTCCCCTCGCGGCGTCCGCCGCCGAGTCCCGTACCGGCCTCGGCGCGCAGGGCGCTCGGCGTGCGGGCGTAGATCTGCCGGACGGTGTCGTTGAACTGCCGGACGCTGGCGAACCCCGCGGCGAAGGCGATCTCCGTGACCGGCAGCCCGGTGGTCTGGAGGAGGACCCGGGCGGTGTGGGAGCGCTGGGCGCGGGCGAGCGCGACGGGTCCCGCGCCCAGCTCGGCGTTGAGCTGGCGCTGGACCTGCCGGGCGCTGTAGCCGAGCCGCCCGGCGAGTCCGGGGACGCCCTCGCGGTCCACCACGCCGTCGCCGATCAGGCGCATGGCCCGGCCGACGACGTCCGCGCGGACGTTCCACTCGGCGGAGCCGGGCACGGCGTCCGGCCGGCAGCGGCGGCAGGCCCGGAAGCCGCCGGCCTGGGCCGCCGCCGCGGTGGGGTAGAAGCGCACGTTGGCGCGTTTGGGCGTGACGGCGGGGCAGCTCGGCCGGCAGTAGATGCCGGTGGTCGCGACGGCGAAGAAGAAGGCGCCGTCGAACCGCGCGTCGCGGCTGCTGACCGCCTCGTACCTGGTCCGTTCGTCCATCACACCGTCCAGTGTGCGGCAGCCGGGGCCGCCGCACTCGCGGTTTTCGGACGTCGAACCGGTCGCTCCGGGCTACCGCACCCGGCCGCGCTTGGCCTGCACGGCCGCACGCCCCTCCGCGCCCTTGCGCTTCCAGTCCCGCAGGATCTCGGAGCGCACCCGGGCGTCGGTCTTGGCGACGATCCGCTGGTTCTCGCGGATCAGCTTGCGGTAGCTGTCGAGCCGCCGCTCGGACAGGACCCCGTCCGCCACCGCGCCGAGGACGGCGCACCCCGGTTCCGCCTGGTGGGCGCAGTCGTGGAACCGGCACCGGGTGGCCAGCTCCGCGATCTCGGAGAACACCTCGCCGACCCCGGCCCCGGCGTCGTACAGGCCCACTCCGCGGAGCCCGGGGGTGTCGATGAGGACGCCCCCGTGCGGCAGGACGAGCAGGTTGCGGGTCGTCGTGGTGTGCCGGCCCTTGCCGTCGACGTCCCGGGCGGCCTGTACGTCCATGACGTCCTCGCCCAGCAGGGTGTTGGCGAGGGTCGACTTGCCCGCGCCGGAGATGCCGAGGAGCACGCTCGTACCACCGGAGACGACGGCGCCGAAGACGTCGAGCCCCTCGCCCGTGGTGGAGCTGACGGGCAGCACCTGGACGCCGGGGGCGATCGCCTCGACGTCCCCGACGAGGTGGGACAGCGTGACCGCGTCGGGCACCAGATCCGCCTTGGTCAGCAGCACGAGCGGTTGGGGGCTGTGGCCCGCGTCCTGGCCGTCGCCGAGCAGGGCGGCGCCGCTGGAGCTGGAGAGGGCGAGTGCGAGGAAACGCTCCAGGCGGCCGAGGTCCAGCTCGACGGCGAGCGAGACGCAGATGGCGATGTGGTCGATGTTGGTGGCGAGCACCTGCCCCTCGGACCGCTGGGAGGAGGTGGAGCGGACGAAAGCGGTGCGGCGGGGCAGCAGCGTACGGACGAAGCGCGGATCGCCGCCGGCGTCGAGCGCCACCCAGTCGCCGGTGCAGACGATCCGCATCGGGTCACGGGGCACGACGAACGCGGTGTCGGCGCGGACGGGGCCGTCGGCGGTGATCACGTCGCACTGACCGCGGTCCACCCGGACGACGCGTCCCGGCACGAGGCCCTGCTCGGCGTACGCGAAGAAAGCTGCCGCCCAGTCCTCGTCCCAGCCGTACGGAGCCAGCGGGTGCGAGGAGGAAGGAGCGGTGAGGAACGAGAAAGACAAGGGAAACCCTTCACAGGGTGGCCCCGGCACGCGCGCTCGGCGCGGGAATGAGGGAAGTCGGTCAGCCGGTGGCCACGGGGATGAGGACGATGCTCTTCCGGTTGTGGGCAGTGCCCATCGCAACGACAGTCATCAATGTCCTCACCTCCTGGTTCTTTCCGTTTCCGTGCCGCAGGCGTCATGGCGACGCCTGGAACAGTGGCCAGACTAGCCGCGCCCCCGGGAGCGGCGTCAACAGGTTTTCCGCACACCTCCGATGGAGGCGGTCCGACCGGGGTGTTCGCCGGAGTTGGGAGCAGATCTCCCCCGATCGGGTGATACGCATGCATAGAGCCTGTTCCGGGGCCGTTAGGGTGCCGAGCATGACCACACCCCAGGCCTCCACCGGCACCTTCACCCAGGCCCAGTTGGGCACGCAGATCCTGATCGGCTGGAGCGGCCGGCAGCCCGACGCCGACCAGGACACCGCCTTCCTCCTCGCCTACTCGCTGGGCGACGGGCAGGACGGTCCGGAGGTCGGCCGCGAGGCCATGCGCGCCGCACTGGAGCGCGCGGGCCTCCACGTCGGCGGCCCGATCCAGGACGCGGCCGAGAGCCCGGGCGTCCAGGCGAAGCTCCTCGTCCAGGCGGGGCGGGCCGTCCTGACACTGCCTCATCTCTCGGCGCAGTACCCCGCCCCGGCGGAGTGGCTGGCCGCCGCGCAGGCCCAGGGCCAGGTGTACGGGATGTTCGCCACCAGCCCGTGGCCGGACGCCGTGCCCGGGCAGCCGGTCAGCGAGGACCGGCTGCGGGCCTTCGCCACCGACGTGGAGGTCGTCCGCACCGCCGCCCACTGCCTGCTCCCGGTCCGCTCCCTGGGCTGAGGAGCCGCTCCGCCCGCCGCCCCGGACATAGGACGAGGCCCACCACTCCACGGGGGGTGGTGGGCCTCGTCCTATGTCCGGGGCGGCGGGGCCGTTGTCGGGGAACGAGGACGGGCGGCCCGGAGTGTGATCTCCGGACCGCCCGCACTCAACACCTCAGGCTGGAGTGCGTCAGTTGTTGCCGACGCCGTTGCCCGAGAGGACCGGGATGTCGTCCAGGATGTGCGACAGCGGCTCGTCGCCCTTGGCCTGGGTGGAGTTGTCGGTGCACTGCTGGTTCTGCGGGTTGGACAGGACGTTGATGTCCTGGACCGTGACCGGCACGATGCCGACGAGCGAACCGACGTTGACCTTGGCGGGCAGGCCGACGCAGAGCTTGTTCAGGGTGCCCTGGACGAGCTGGTTCTGCGGGCTCCAGTTGCCCTCCGTCTCGGCGTTGCCGACCTCCGACTCGGCACCGTTGCCGTTGACCGTGGTGGTGCCACCGTCGTTGCCGATCGCCATGGCCGTGGGAGCCGCGACTGCGGACAGACCGAGCAGGGACACGGCCACTGCAGCGCCGGCCATCATCTTCTTCATCAACTTCACCTTTCGGAGCGTCCCGTTGTGGAACGTACTGATCAACTGCCCTCACCCCTGATCGGTTGCGCAGCACCACTCAAATGGGTTCGTTCCGGCGCAAGGTCGACGCCACTCCTCGCTCCTCCGGGGGGCTCACCCTCCGGGGGCCTCGGGTCCGGAGCCCTCGTCCGAGGTACGCGCCGCCGGCACGAAACCGCCGCATGGAGGGTCCTGGCCCCCGTGCAGCTCCGAGAGGGGGTGGCGGCCCCCGGCCGCCTGCCACTCGGCGACGAGCCGGTCGTAGATCGGTGTGCCACCCGAAGCGGGCCGCCGCTCGCCGCCCTGCGGGGTCTGACTGTCGTACGGATCCATACGGAGGCCCTACCCGGCCCGGCCCGGATCGTCAGCCGGTGCTACGGCATCCGGCCCAACCGGACAACCCGGCCGGAGGCGTTGGCACACGACGAAGGGCCAGTCCGTCCGGTCCGGCGAAGAACGATCGCCGTACGGATGGACTGGCCCCACGGGGGTCGGCCGGAGCGGACCCGGGCTCCCCGGTCTCAGTTGTTGCCGGCGCCGTTGCCGGAGAGGATCGGGATGTCGTTCAGCAGGTGCGACAGGGCCTCGTCACCCTTGGCCTGGGTGGAGTTCTCGGTGCACTGCTGGTTCTGCGGGGAGGACAGGACGTTGATGTCCTGGAGCGAGATCGGCACCACGCCGATGAGCGAGCCGAGGTTCGCCTTGGCCGGGAGGGCGATGCAGGGCTTGTTGAGCGAGCCCTGGATGAGCGCGAACTGCGGGCTCCAGTCGCCGTGGGTCTCGGAGTTGCCGTACGCCTGCGAAGCACCGTTGCCGTTGACCGTGGTGGTGCCGCCGTCGTTGGCGATGGCCATGGCGGGTGCGGC from Streptomyces sp. CA-278952 carries:
- a CDS encoding rodlin, whose protein sequence is MKKMMAGAAVAVSLLGLSAVAAPTAMAIGNDGGTTTVNGNGAESEVGNAETEGNWSPQNQLVQGTLNKLCVGLPAKVNVGSLVGIVPVTVQDINVLSNPQNQQCTDNSTQAKGDEPLSHILDDIPVLSGNGVGNN
- a CDS encoding protein phosphatase 2C domain-containing protein, producing MSQQGEKPAAHEDDWWRKLYDETAHDTGPGRAADSLDDRFDSVSDTVSSPVSSPAGDHRDTVGETVRDPYGGDVYEDPYADRYEEPDADCYEDPYADRHEDPYADAYRQPPERSRSVAPRREPSPDPAPDPEAAPEPMPDPRSAWEPYAKRDRQPEPEPVAPRTTVFPAPWEAPAGQPWPRTFAAPRVPEAPAPDPSALHALPPDPADDEAADVRPSVGHLGDRPPTYDAEPAALPPATSENLDGLAPDTVLDGARYGTYTLRTASVRGDSARFRGEPRRDGLLTARFGAAESALVLVAVAGGNRAGEAAHLAAADACRWIGGAVARSHIRLSEDIRAGRRDDLKAGLHRLTDRTYGKLRARAAELGVAPDAYTASLRCLLLSADPDCRTRVFFGVGSGGLFRLRDGRWQDLEPHVPEGGGPPAGDEQEEGPDGDRLTMDLQIAAPPSPSADGPVRRPAEPFRFRASVARPGDTLLLCSNGLAEPMRGEPALPGELAERWGTAGPPGLPAFLADTQLRIKGYADDRTCAAVWEA
- a CDS encoding DUF456 domain-containing protein; the protein is MGVWQLVAVGLVMLLGLVGVLVPGVPGQAIVWAAVLWWALTDMTPAAWGVLIGATALMLLNQALKPLLPPRRPGESGAPRRTLVIGGVAGIVGFFVVPVVGGILGYVGAIFGAERLRLGSRGAGWASVRSVMRATGYAVLVELFCCLLVAGAWLGAVLWG
- a CDS encoding DUF5949 family protein, with the translated sequence MTTPQASTGTFTQAQLGTQILIGWSGRQPDADQDTAFLLAYSLGDGQDGPEVGREAMRAALERAGLHVGGPIQDAAESPGVQAKLLVQAGRAVLTLPHLSAQYPAPAEWLAAAQAQGQVYGMFATSPWPDAVPGQPVSEDRLRAFATDVEVVRTAAHCLLPVRSLG
- a CDS encoding DNA-3-methyladenine glycosylase 2 family protein, with the translated sequence MDERTRYEAVSSRDARFDGAFFFAVATTGIYCRPSCPAVTPKRANVRFYPTAAAAQAGGFRACRRCRPDAVPGSAEWNVRADVVGRAMRLIGDGVVDREGVPGLAGRLGYSARQVQRQLNAELGAGPVALARAQRSHTARVLLQTTGLPVTEIAFAAGFASVRQFNDTVRQIYARTPSALRAEAGTGLGGGRREGTRAGIPLRLAHRGPYATAALFDLLAAGAVARVEEVTGPPGRRVYRRTLRLPYGAGLVAVDEASPGGPWLEARIQLTDLRDLTTAVQRVRRLFDLDADPHAVDEALAADPRLAPLVAARPGLRSPGAADPEEAAVRTLVGREAAGELVERYGKALDVPCGGLTHVFPEPDVLAGSAEDPALAALAAALADGGLRLDAGADRDEAERALLTLPGIGRRTAALIRMRALGDPDVDPYGTPGAERWRPWRSYAVRHLEAEAAGAGAAEPG
- the rsgA gene encoding ribosome small subunit-dependent GTPase A; the protein is MSFSFLTAPSSSHPLAPYGWDEDWAAAFFAYAEQGLVPGRVVRVDRGQCDVITADGPVRADTAFVVPRDPMRIVCTGDWVALDAGGDPRFVRTLLPRRTAFVRSTSSQRSEGQVLATNIDHIAICVSLAVELDLGRLERFLALALSSSSGAALLGDGQDAGHSPQPLVLLTKADLVPDAVTLSHLVGDVEAIAPGVQVLPVSSTTGEGLDVFGAVVSGGTSVLLGISGAGKSTLANTLLGEDVMDVQAARDVDGKGRHTTTTRNLLVLPHGGVLIDTPGLRGVGLYDAGAGVGEVFSEIAELATRCRFHDCAHQAEPGCAVLGAVADGVLSERRLDSYRKLIRENQRIVAKTDARVRSEILRDWKRKGAEGRAAVQAKRGRVR
- a CDS encoding rodlin; this encodes MFKKIMASAAVAASVIGVTAAAAAPAMAIANDGGTTTVNGNGASQAYGNSETHGDWSPQFALIQGSLNKPCIALPAKANLGSLIGVVPISLQDINVLSSPQNQQCTENSTQAKGDEALSHLLNDIPILSGNGAGNN
- a CDS encoding helix-turn-helix transcriptional regulator, yielding MLGAIGLDERQETAYRALVAAGAAELADLAHRLALPEADTERVLRRLEQQGLAAQSSARPGRWVAAPPGVALGALLIQQRHELEQAELASALLAEEYRAEASEPAVHDLVEVVTGASAVAQRFHQLQLGAVSEVCALVTGKPIAVTGMENESEERATSRGVSYRVVVEREVLSTRFGILELSAALSRDEQCRVVDRVPTKLVVADGSLAMVPLTARGAEPAALVVHASGLLESLMGLFEAVWREAMPLRLGEGGGGVREDGVGPDPTDLEILSLLLAGLTDASVAKQLDLGLRTVQRRVKGLMELTGVSTRLQLGWHAYERGWVARTESA